A DNA window from Paenibacillus andongensis contains the following coding sequences:
- a CDS encoding YitT family protein has translation MQHRRMTKKALLRRSVFLFLGAVLMSIGLEIFLVPNKIIDGGITGISIILSYLTNIQIGIFLTLLNLPFLFIGYKLIGKTFALSTLFAILIMSTGTYLLHPVKELTNDPLLAAVFGGIILGIGVGMVIRFGGSLDGTEIVAILVSKKIPFSVGEIVMFFNLFILGSAGFVYSWDRAMYSLIAYFIAYKMIDVTIEGFDESKSVWIISDSFRQIGEAILDRLGRGVTYLEGEGGFTGDNKKVIFCVITRLEEAKLKSIVDELDPAAFLAVGNIHDVKGGRFKKRDIH, from the coding sequence AGCCTTACTTCGGCGCAGCGTTTTTTTATTTTTAGGTGCTGTGTTAATGTCTATTGGATTGGAGATTTTCTTGGTCCCCAATAAAATTATTGACGGGGGCATTACAGGGATATCCATCATTTTATCTTATCTAACTAATATTCAAATCGGAATATTTCTGACTCTATTAAATCTTCCATTCCTGTTTATCGGATATAAATTAATAGGAAAAACGTTTGCATTATCAACCCTTTTCGCAATTCTAATCATGTCGACAGGAACGTATCTGCTACACCCCGTGAAAGAGCTAACCAATGATCCTTTGCTTGCAGCTGTATTCGGCGGCATTATTCTCGGTATTGGGGTAGGAATGGTGATTCGTTTCGGGGGATCTCTGGATGGAACAGAAATTGTTGCGATTCTCGTTTCCAAAAAGATACCGTTCTCCGTAGGCGAGATTGTTATGTTTTTCAACCTATTCATTCTAGGCAGCGCAGGATTTGTATACAGTTGGGATCGTGCGATGTATTCTCTAATCGCATATTTTATTGCCTATAAAATGATTGATGTGACCATTGAAGGGTTTGATGAGTCGAAGTCCGTGTGGATTATCAGTGATAGCTTCAGACAAATAGGTGAAGCTATACTGGACCGCTTAGGGCGCGGTGTCACTTATCTGGAAGGGGAAGGCGGCTTCACGGGAGATAACAAGAAGGTCATCTTCTGTGTCATTACGCGGCTGGAGGAAGCGAAGTTAAAATCCATCGTGGATGAGCTCGATCCTGCAGCATTTCTCGCAGTTGGCAATATCCACGATGTCAAAGGCGGACGTTTCAAGAAGCGGGACATCCATTAG
- a CDS encoding response regulator transcription factor: protein MEPIRILIVEDDLDWLRGLKAFLSRQPDLSVVGTVSTAEEARELFANAEPEADVVLMDIMLQDEPAGIGLAEQALLSWGAKVIMLTSMEEKDFIFRSFQAGAIDYQIKSRFEELPAIIRAVHARQSSINAAVAEQMREEFRRLKRLEHQFKVKEVSDLITPTELQVLEMIDQGHTQTEIANRFFISLRTVKIHVGHILKKLGSPSSKDAAQKIRDLGLFERGNESGGNGKGD from the coding sequence TTGGAACCAATTCGTATTTTGATTGTTGAGGATGACCTTGATTGGCTTCGCGGCCTTAAAGCTTTTTTGAGTCGTCAGCCAGATTTGAGTGTCGTGGGCACTGTATCAACAGCAGAAGAGGCAAGAGAACTATTTGCTAATGCAGAACCAGAAGCCGATGTCGTACTTATGGATATTATGCTGCAAGATGAGCCAGCGGGCATTGGTCTTGCTGAACAAGCGCTCTTATCTTGGGGAGCTAAAGTCATTATGCTTACCTCTATGGAGGAGAAAGATTTCATCTTCCGTTCCTTTCAAGCCGGTGCTATTGACTATCAGATCAAATCCCGATTCGAAGAGCTTCCTGCCATTATTCGAGCTGTGCATGCACGTCAATCTTCCATTAACGCGGCAGTAGCTGAACAAATGCGAGAGGAATTCCGCAGACTCAAACGGTTAGAACACCAATTCAAAGTCAAAGAAGTCAGCGATCTAATCACGCCAACAGAGCTTCAGGTGCTGGAAATGATTGATCAAGGACATACGCAAACCGAAATTGCAAATCGCTTTTTCATATCGTTGCGAACCGTCAAAATTCATGTGGGGCATATCTTGAAGAAACTAGGTAGTCCGAGCAGCAAAGATGCCGCACAAAAAATCAGAGACTTGGGTTTGTTTGAACGAGGAAATGAAAGCGGCGGAAACGGCAAAGGGGACTAA